GACCAACGCACTATAAAAGCCGCACAAGAAGCTCTCACTAAATATGGAACCGGATGCACCGGATCTCGATATTTAAACGGAACATTAGATAGTCATCTGGAACTTGAGGAGAAGCTTGCCGAATTCATGGGCAAAGAGTCCTGTGTTCTATTTAGTACCGGTTATCAAACCAATGAAGGGGCTATTCAGACCATTGCTGATCGAAACGACATTATTTTTTCTGATAAAGACAATCATGCTTGTATTGTAGTCGGTACGCTAGTTTCGAACGCAAAGACGATGCGTTATAAGCATAACGACATGGATCAGCTTAGAAAATTATTAGAACGCGCAGATCCTGATGCTGGTAAGATTATTGTTACTGACGGAGTATTCTCCATGTCAGGAACCCTAGCTAATGTGCCGGATTTAGTTAAGCTGGCAAAAGAATTTGACGCGCGCCTTTATTTAGATGATGCACATGCCATTGGAGTAGTTGGAGATGGCGGACGAGGCTCAGCCTCTGTATTTGGTTTGACGGATGAAGTTGATTTGATTAGTGGTACTTTTTCTAAATCATTTGCTTCACTTGGTGGCTTCCTGGTTGGTGACCGACCTGTTATAGAATATATAAGGCATAAATCTCCTGCACATATTTTCAGTGCTTCTATGCCTCCTGCAAATGTCGCAACGG
Above is a window of Balneola sp. DNA encoding:
- a CDS encoding 8-amino-7-oxononanoate synthase, whose translation is MADQKPSATNSDIFSKAFNFKKADEVKAMGLYPYFKPLEATDGTIVEIEGRKVIMAGSNNYLGLTNDQRTIKAAQEALTKYGTGCTGSRYLNGTLDSHLELEEKLAEFMGKESCVLFSTGYQTNEGAIQTIADRNDIIFSDKDNHACIVVGTLVSNAKTMRYKHNDMDQLRKLLERADPDAGKIIVTDGVFSMSGTLANVPDLVKLAKEFDARLYLDDAHAIGVVGDGGRGSASVFGLTDEVDLISGTFSKSFASLGGFLVGDRPVIEYIRHKSPAHIFSASMPPANVATVLKALEILQEEPWRLERLEVISNYMRKGLRDLGFNVWSSQSPIIPVVIGDMMKCFEFWKDLFEAGVYTNAVIPPAVPQGQSLLRTSYMASHTDDHLDQILEAFRKVGLKHGVIDQNGHSAE